Genomic segment of Bemisia tabaci chromosome 9, PGI_BMITA_v3:
aaaatattttttcttaatttttttcttggatattaagggggggggaggtccaAATTTTACTCTTTGAGTCAGGAACAATAACCGCGGGAATTTTTTTCGAACCAAATCCGCTCATCCATTTGTGTGTACTTATTTTCATAGATCAGCTGCATTCCCTGATTGAAGTCAAGTGACTTTGACATAGTGCCCCATTGTATGTAAAAATTCTTCAATTACAAGTCTATCAATTGGTAATGTCGGTGAAAAATAAGCATTGACTGGttttaatcaaataaaacaaattgacattttctggccaaattttgcaatttcaaaaaacgaaaatatggcaaccgcgCATGCTTTTATCGAATAAGATTTAAAAGTATCCTCACATTGTATGATGGTAAGGGTTTTCATAAGTTTTGGTGATAATCGCAACTCAAAATCTACATTGCCCCGTCAGTCGCGTCATTATCGGGTacgtaacttggcaacaccgcatgAGGGGGTGAAGTTCTTTCAGGGagggtttgaaacttttgagggcACCCATTTACAAGTCAAGGACTAACATACATACAATTTCGACTTAATTTGACTCGATGGCTGGGGGTTTTAATGGTCACACATTGGCTTATGCCgccattttacccttaaaaatagaaaaagtcgaaaataaaaaaaacggcCCCACttacgattttgcggttttcaatCCTTCAATCTAGAGACCTTCCTTGacacttttataaaaaaaaatcgcgggtggtcttcagaaaaattaattttttttaaaatgaaccgTGATACGTCAGGATTATTCAGGTAATAATTAGGGCCTATTCAGATCCTTGATCAGTTAATCAGACATTGATGGAGTCAGTTAAAGTTTTCCTCTGATAAATCTTCATTTGGAAGATATTATCATACTGAAAGAGGGGTGCTTACTTCTTCCATGAGAGCTCTGAGTTGACTTGCAGCTGAGGAGTTACATGAGCCGGACGCACTGGCAGGTAAGACAGCCTCTATACTTGCAGGGCCTTGACTCAACAAAGTCATTCCATTTCGATTCTTTTCATACTTATCACGAACTATCTGAAAACAGTACACATgaaacaaagtttaaaaaaaattaattaaattatttacagGATGAACTGTTTACTTCGTAATTAGTCTCATTCTCGGAATGACAGCAAAGTGATGACtctatttttccttgttttcccgTTGTGAATGATATTGTAATTGTTCCAAAGCATCCCAGATTTCATCAATCTGATGTATTTTATTGCAGCCTTTCGCCAGATTAAGTTGctatttagtaatttttttggctgataaagttttttttcatacaaatttttgTTAGCCTTTCATTCTTCAGCAGAAATGCACAGAAATTACCAAATGATAAATTGTTAGGTTGAATTTACATGATGTAGAGAAAGTATACCTTGTCGGCTGAAATAGCGTTATCAATGATCTGTCGATATTTAGCAGCATTACTTCTGAGCACCGTTGTGAGTTTATCCGAGTCAATTCGTGTCCATCTTTCTCCGAACTGGCTCCGCAGCTGGTTGTCTGCATCTCTCTCTTCATTTAGCATTCTATCAGTCTaaaacaaagaattaaaaataatcaattaataagaaaaaaatcgaaaaaaatagtGGCATGTAACTTTTTTCAAGACTTGAGCAATAAGCCTGGAAAATAGCTTATCAATTTTCAAGCGTGCACAATAACTTCCTAATTTTGTCAGGAATTTATTTGCAgatgtgaaatatttttttatagaaattaaatttaaagccaaggaaaaactaaaaaaaacatttgataaTCAATAATTTGAAATGAATGGAGGACAAATTTAAAACTCGTTTTCCACTTAGgtaacagaaaaaataaaataaatttaaatgaaaaaaatggagcAAGATGGCCGCAAATTATGAGATAACCACTTCCAAATGATAAATAATTTTAGTTTCCAAACCTTTGCAGAACTAAAAGATCAAGGGAGAATCTCAGAGTACAGATAAGCGTTTGTTCACGGTTTTAATAAAAGAAATCAAtgggagaaaaaagtgacttagATGCGGTTAAGGGACATGAGCGCACCTCATCTAAAATTTCCTTGTTCCGCTGAAGCAGGTCTGGAAGTTCACGCATCATTCGGTCAAGTTTTTCAATACCCCCGGAGGCTTGGACGGCCTGTGATTTCTCAATTACTGAAGGTGGGACTGCGACACCTGTTGTGTCTTCTAACGCAGCTGGAAGGTTGAGTGAAGCCAGGACACTGTAACCAACAACAAGATTAATTAGTGTATGTGTACTGAATTCATGATTTCCCCTAATAAAATTAATCTGTCGCTTTTTTTCACGGTTGATAGGAGAAAGGTAATACTAAACATCAGCAACTTGAAGAAACTATCACTTGAACTGGGATTGAGGAGAAATACAATCCATTCAATCAAATTACATTGCAATGTCCATTCGTTTATCATtaaaaatttttacattgattttATGGGCCCCCTTGAAATAAAACAGggagaaaattgaagaatttggTACATTGTGATCCAGTAAATCGAGGTTGTACTGTAATCAGTTGTGCAGCACTATAGCTAGTGACTTCAAACATAATAAGAGGATTGcaaaaaattttcactgaaaggaactatacctTGTTGCAAAACTATGGTTGACGAAAATTCTTGGTTAATTAAGTAGAAAtcctaaaattgttaaaatctgtgatattaaaaaaaaatgtgaagtatGTTGAATacaattcagaaaatttcatcttCAAACATTCTTAACCATAAATAATTTggaaaaagggtaaaaatacaTTACCTGTTGAGAAACTGTGTGTTCTCTCTCAACTTTGAAATCTCGGTATTTACAAGTTCACTTTTCCTGACATCATACGCAGCAAGGGCTTGATGCACGGACATGGGTACTAGGTTTTCAAATAtatctgaaagaaaaatcaaaatataggATCAAATGTAATATAATACATGATAATATGTACTTGTTAATGTAGGTATTATGTAATTATTACTTAAGAAGATATTAACGGCTAAAGAACAACACCATCTAACTGCAAACTGAAGATTTTGCAGGACAAAGAggaaactttgccatttttgtaattttaaggttggctttgcaatttttttatacattacagCGTCTTTACAGTGCTCTCGAacggaattggaaaaaactaaagcTATCAGCTTTCGTGTTTAATACTGAAGAATGCAGCAAAGTCGCTAACTAATTTTTGCCCAAACTATCTGTTAGGCAGTAGCTGTTGATATGATCTAATCATTACCTGTCAACAGTGTAGAACAGaatgaaaactgaaattaaCACATCTAACCTATAAGTATTAGCATCAGCTGTTTTGACATGACATCCTCACCTCTTGAGCTGTGCTCAAAAAAGTTGTTCTTTGTAACAAAAActtcgaaatattttgatttCACTTTGATTACTTACATTGAACTAATCAGTTGCATGTAAGAAGTATATTTGTTTCTTGTGTATGGTGCAATTTAATCTTTCGACAGAagaattggacatatttttaacaCTGAACTCACAATGTTCTCATTTACTACAATGAGCCTCTTGATAAATGTGAACTCGAGTACTGCtcaacatgttttctcttcaaaatttcacaataaaAGCGAGTCACCAATCTAATTTTTAGTCGACCATTCCAAAGAAATTTCTATTCCATGCCCTTAACTTTTTTTATCAAGATACAGGGTAGCATCAAGGAATGTTTACCTTTGAATTTGGCTGAAAGTTTTGATGGTAATGGCTGAATCTTGGCTATGGCTGCTTTCGGGATAGGTTCCAAATTTGACGGGATCCTCTCATGATATATGAAATTATTGTCCTTTTCTGCCTCTGCCAGATTTCGCTGAACctgttcaagaaaaaaaaatggaattagaTTGGTAAGGTacctacacaattttttttctactaaATCTGCAATGATTTTTAGGTACTTTTCAAAAGCTGACCTACCTTAATCTGATTCGCCCACATAAATCTGGATAAATACTTGGCTACAGAAAACAatcatttttaactttcatttCGCAGTACATATAATATCTATACAATATAATACGATATAATATCTATTTCTGTTGAACACTGTTCAAAGAGGGTGCTGACATGGGAGGTTTATCCTAAACCGATGCATTTAAggtgacaagaaaaatattttaaaatcactCGTCTTGACAATGGTATAACTTGCAACTCTTAACATTCCCTAAGCTTTAGTTGATGTgctttttgatgaattttatcAATTCTATAAGAATTTAGAGGGTTCATGGCCATCATATTTTCCAATTTGCCTTTCTTCTTGGAAGCCTCTCGTTTTCCAAAATGACGCCAACCCCCCGACCCCCCTTTTCTATTCTCACTTCAAATAATGCATAGATGTGCTGATAACACATGATTTTTACCTTGATACAAATCAGCATTATCATTTTTGTGCTCAAACATGCTCATCTCGTAAAttattcaactgaaaattttttgcaTCCCTGTATTGTTGCAAAATTACCGACTAATTTATTTGTAAATGAATAGTTGAATCTCCTCTTCTCAGTCCTCCGAAAAATATAATACAACAATTGATCATCGAATTTAGAAAGCATGATTTGACAGACCTTGCCGATAAAATCTTGAAACAGTGGTTTGCCAGAGCGTGACTGAGCCGCCTTGAACAGCTCCATGGATTTTTGAAGACGTGCAATTTCTTCGCCTATTGATTTGTTTTGCTTGCAAACAAGCGACTGGAAATACTCAGCAAGGCCATGGAATGCTGCCTGTTTCCCAGAGATGAGAGGAAGCCATGTTGAATCCCAGATGTTGCGACACGCTTCCTTCTGGATGTGTTTCATTACTTCCGCATAGTACTCATCAGCTTGAGCACACAGCTTTGCCGCAATAGCATCCTTCATGTtgtctgaaaaacaaaaaagattcaTTATATTCAAGGAGGCAAAAAGTTCTTTGGAGCAGGAAGAAATTAGTCCCAATTTCAGCTTAAAACTTTCTTCTTCCGAAGAAGTCGAAAGAAAGATTCAAGTGAAAATGGTTCATGAATCAGTGTCCGTGTCTTGTTCTCTGATTTTGCTGCAGAAAGTCTTCGTAAAAAATTTCTCACACAAACTCACGGATTTCCTCTAAAGTACAGAATCTTACCTAGAAAGtttgagaattatttttttttacagtgcagGGAAAATTCTCAGAACGTATCAAAAGGGGTGGTAGCTTGGTTTTAGTTATAAAAGTAAGACACGATAGATAATCAGACAATAAGAAAGGCTGTTACAAAAGGTTCTGGTTTTAAAGCCTTTTAATTTCAtgagctgaaaatgaaaaatcctgtaaatttaatgttttgaagaTCAAGATCTGAGTCTTACCATGAAGTGCTTTGTGAACAAAGATTTCTTGCGCCTGGGCTAACATTAAACTAGATAGTGTCTGCAAAACATCTGGATGCAAATCAATCGAAGGGAATGGTTGTGTCTGAAGAGAGGATAGGTGCTTCAACGCGCTGAAAATACCGGCTGATAGCTGAAAGATAGGATAAAAAAGACAATGAGCTACAAATGTGTAACTcagaaatatttaaagaaaaagcaGCAAATTTCTCATGTGATCTTCTCTCTTCAGATCTCAACAAGAGAATTTTGACCTTGTTGTCTTTAAAAAGCCAGGGTGCTCTgaatttgaaattaagttttaaCAGGAGTGCGATTGCACAACAGTTTCTCTTGGATAGTCAAAGAATGATAAATTTCAACTGTCATATTTGCGACTGAATTCTGATTTCTTAGTGGACTTTTCTGGAAATTGGAACTATTCTTGAAGTCATTTCTAGGAGCCGTGGTAGCTCAAAAAATTTGTGAACCACTGACtcacaaatcaaaatttgcaaaatttaaatgttttacattttcaatCATATTTTAGTCTATGAAATGAAAAGTGGCCGCTGGGGAGGGGATTTAGTGAATGGCTTAAGGGATTGTAAAAGGGTTGAAATGCAGGTCGATTGGAACGTTCAAAGGACCCAAGCTTGTCAAAGCCAATCAACTCTTTAACAACAGATTCAGTTGCTCACCGAACTCTGCCCCTCAATCGCCACTTTTTGTATCACGGACTATGGTTTCAGTTGCATTATAAAGACTAAACAATTTTCCATgtgcacttttttttaaagaaatgaaatctTGGTTTCCTTTTGCACTTTTTGCTCTTTGGCGCTAAATTTTATCAAGAACAGTAAAAACTCCATAGCATACATTTCTCCTATTTTGGAATTCTGCGTGAGTGAACTTATTTTGCAACCTTCTTAGTTCACTTAAATATTTTACTCCACAGTTGCCTGATATTTTCTCCACAAGTTTTAAATTCTCGGTCTATAAAAATTTGGCTAACATTAAAGTTTAATTGAGCAGTAAGATGATGTATTTACTCAAGAGTGATTTATAGGTTCCAGCACTCTACAGTCAGTGCAGTACTTACTTGCAATAATTTTGCCGCCAATTTTAGACCATCATCATTTTCCAGACTctggctggcagcaacatggcTTTGCAGAGCTGCAATATTGAACATGACACATGCTTTCTCAAAGATAAGAGAATTCACCgctaaaacagagaaaaaaagaacgTAGTTAGGAAGGGCACTAAAAAGAACAGAATACTTTACTTAAAGCTCAATTCAAAATTCAGCGCGGAGAAATTTATGCACATTAAGATAAGGGAATTAAGTATGTTCTCGAAATGAATGAGAAGTCATAAAGAGAAAGTAGAGCAATAAAATGCTACATCCCTTGATAAGCATTGGAGGTTCAATTTCATTACATAACTGTCGAGAAGAGCATCCGAGTCCACAGTTATTATGCTACTCAAAAATGTGCTGAGATGGAGTACTTTACCTAGGGTAATACCTCATGTTTTATGATGAGGTTTGACTATCTAATTCCTATAGTACAGTTACAGACATGAAAATTCATGCTAGTAGAGACGCTTAAGCAAAAATGTTGATTGTCTTGCTTTGATTGAAAGATTAAATTATGTGGTGGAGTAGGGAAAAATAGCCCTTAAATTGAGGGGTAAGGGATGATATAACTATACCGCAGCTAAGATGGGTGACTTCTACATCATTTTATGCGCAAGAAATTCTCTGAACTCTCTAAATTCCAGAAATTGGCCCTTCAGGAGCGtttcaaagttaaaaaagtaaaaacgttgagaatttacaaaaaaagacaCATGGAAGTTTTCTGATGCtggcaaaacgaaaaaaaacttcaaagctTTTATCATCACGTAACTAAAGGTAATCATAATTAaacatgacttgaaattttgacttgaTCAATGATTGATCAATATTTTTTGCTGTGCTGAAGAATTCACAGATTCCGCTATCACAGACTTACTGACTATTTACTGCATATCACatgttttcaaacttttaaattcTCATTATGAGTTAAAAACCTTCCAGGACCCCTACCCTGAGAATCATTGGATGGTTCTATTTAATACTTGTCTGAACTGGCCATCCCTCTTTCAAGATTCTTTGCTGTGGCATCATGTTTTCGGCTGTCAAGAAGTTTCTACAATCCTACTATAATGATTTGAATTTGATATTAAGTAAGTTAGGAGATGATTGCAATCTTGAACATTTGAAGGCAGAACCAGAGTATTTTTCATGACAAGCTTTAGAATTAAAGAATGTCATCATCTTTTACCATAAAAATACTGTAGGACATGAGAAGAGAACGATGGTGAGAATTTTAAGACTGACTTACTGTGACTAATACGGCCGCCAAAAAGCGAGCCTTTGTTGAAGGCATCTTTCCATTTGAATGGGATTTGTACTTCTGTTGCAGGAATTCTTTCTTGAAGGGCACAGAGCTGATCATAGTATCTATCaagacaaaagaaaatttatgcAATGAACTGTGTCCAAAGAAAAGCAGGAATTTACTAGAGAAGGAGAACACGGGATACATTATTAAAAAGACAACTATCTGATTTAGTACTCCTACAGTATCAGGTAATCAAACGTTCTGTAGGGTTTTCTTGGTTCGGTTTCCATTTACAAGAGGACTTAATCTCATGCGTAAGACCAGGTTAACAATATACGTTCCGCTACACCTCGTAAGATGGAATTATGATAATAAATTTTTAGATTCAATGCAATGTCAAGCGTTGCATTGGATGCTATCAAATCACTAGCTGGAGTTGTTTGCAGCGACATGTGGATACTTTTGTAAACAACCCGATGTAATATCTCTAAGTAATGCAATCTTCAGTTCTCAGGTTTGATTCCGTGTAGGTACCATCATTAGACAATAGAGACAGGCTGAATTATGAACTGATACTGCTACCATTCTGTTTTCAAGAtggaaataattaataaatcaCTTGATTAGTGCAGAAGCTACAATGTTACAAAGGGGAGGATTCACATTGAAGCATCGCTACATAGCGAGAAAGAACAAAAACTGGTGTGCGAGTTAAAATCAGTGTATTTGGCCAGAGCGTGACTTTATATCCATAAGGGATTGTATGAATGCAGGCAATATAGAGGGACTTTAACAGATACAAAGGATACAAGATTCCTTGGAGATGGGAGTGACCGAATGACAGGCCTGTGTGATACCACTGAAGATAAGGGACGACAGTGAGGGATTACGCCTCATGACGACTTACGATAGGAATATTTAAATAAATGTGGCTTCGTTGGTATAACGAAACGAATACCGGCGGAAAGGGagaacgataagtaaaattaaatttggaaaattgcTGAATTGACAGGGTTGTTATGACTCACCCGTAGATAACCTCCAAGGAGGCTTCGGTCTTTTCGATGGAACGCCAAACGGCATTGCTCCGAAGTTTGCTAAATTCGTTGATCTGATCGGTGTAGTCCTCAGGGTTGTCAGCAGAACTATAATTCGCCgcaaataaatttttcaggggcccGACAACGTCCACATCCGCGGGCTTCTTGTGAGGCACAGTGATAAGCTCCGCCATTGTTGAGCAACTGAATGAAAACACTGACTAAAGTCACGTCAGACAGCTAGGGAATTTCCGGGTTGTTGATGATAACGTCATTCGTTAACGGCCGATGACTCATGCTGAAGTTGTCTATTCTCGGGTATGTTGCTCAAGTAGCCTTTGCAAAGCGTTACTAAATATTCAACACAAATGGAAATGAAATAACACAATCACAATGCGAGGCAGGGAAAAAGAAGCGCtttgataacggcgcagagatacaactattcgtactcgatggatgtccgcgttgcgtctgtaaaattgaaggcgcgatggcacgcgGGCGCgcactcgcaatgctctgctgcAGGTTGCTAGTGAGGTATTACTcctattttgaagaaaagttaaaaaataaggaCAAATAGCCCCTCCTATCCTCGGCTGTGTGTGTAGCTCAAGTAGTCCTGGAGGCAGTAGCGTAAATAGAAAAAACATAATATAGAAACAAAGCATGAGAAAGAAAGCGTGTtgacaacggcgcagagatacaactattcgtacttgatggatgtccgtgttgcatgtggagaattgaaggcgcgatggcatgTGAGCGCgcactcgcaatgctctgcttcAGGTTGCTAGTGAGGTATTGCtcatattttgaggaaaagttaaaaaataagggCAAATAGCCCCTCCTATCCTCGGCTGTGTAGCTCAAGTAGTCCTGGAAGCAGTGGCGTAAATATAAAAACATAATATGGAAACAGAGCATGAGAAAGAAAGCGtgttgataacggcgcagagatacaactattcgtacttgatggatgtccgtgttgcatgtggaaaattgaaggcgcgatggcatgTGAGCGCgcactcgcaatgctctgcttcAGGTTGCTAGTGAGGTATTGCtcatattttgaggaaaagttaaaaaataagggCAAATAGCCCCTCCTATCCTCGGCTGTGTAGCTCAAGTAGTCCTGGAAGCAGTGGCGTAAATATAAAAACATAATATGGAAACAGAGCATGAGAAAGAAAGCGtgttgataacggcgcagagatacaactattcgtgctcgatggatgtctgtgttgcatgtgcaaaattgaaggcgctatggcgctaAGCAAGAAGTCAAAGAgttgaattgaggggcttggcgCATAAGTGtattttttgatatttcgaaaaaaaacgAGTTTGAAGTTCTGGATGTTACTCGGACCTATACGGTGTTCCAAATACCCTCAAAATAATTTACAAGTGTTTGTCTACCACCTCCATGAATAAGTTGCTGCGGAAGAATTCACAGTTCCGAAAAAGTTGCTGTGATAACCTCCCAAGAAATGCCTGTTATTTCTCCGGCGGAAAAGGTTATAGCACGTGAACGGCAATAAATCGGCTACGTTCCAGACAGGTTGCGACGACCCTTCCCCGGCATGGACCATTGCCGTAGTAAGGGCTCATgttcggaaagcactccggtgttttttcggagcaaccggattcgggatcggcactaccaccgcggaccaaattacgaggcccagcctgtatttttgcgagtgtgtgtgtgtctctttgacgaggcgcgggttgccgcatctgatcaatgagtgggagaaagatagacgacaattggggcggcgtttcaaagccgagtgtgctcctttgacgtgccgcatctgagcaatgagtgcgagagagagaacggacaaaacagcgtatggaccgatccaagttgagccatagtccccgtttacggccgttctttccagggctcatggtcggaaagcactccggtgttttttcggggcaaccggattcgggatcggcactaccaccgcggaccaaattacgaggcccagcctgtatttttgcgagtgtgtgtgtgtccctttgacgaggcgcgggttgccgcatctgatcaatgagtgggagagagatagacgacaattggggcggcgtttcaaagccgagtgtgctcctttgacgtgccgcatctgagcaatgagtgcgagagagagaacggacaaaacagcgtatggaccgatccaagttgagccttagtccccgtttacggccgttctttccagggctca
This window contains:
- the ALiX gene encoding programmed cell death 6-interacting protein codes for the protein MAELITVPHKKPADVDVVGPLKNLFAANYSSADNPEDYTDQINEFSKLRSNAVWRSIEKTEASLEVIYGYYDQLCALQERIPATEVQIPFKWKDAFNKGSLFGGRISHTVNSLIFEKACVMFNIAALQSHVAASQSLENDDGLKLAAKLLQLSAGIFSALKHLSSLQTQPFPSIDLHPDVLQTLSSLMLAQAQEIFVHKALHDNMKDAIAAKLCAQADEYYAEVMKHIQKEACRNIWDSTWLPLISGKQAAFHGLAEYFQSLVCKQNKSIGEEIARLQKSMELFKAAQSRSGKPLFQDFIGKVQRNLAEAEKDNNFIYHERIPSNLEPIPKAAIAKIQPLPSKLSAKFKDIFENLVPMSVHQALAAYDVRKSELVNTEISKLRENTQFLNSVLASLNLPAALEDTTGVAVPPSVIEKSQAVQASGGIEKLDRMMRELPDLLQRNKEILDETDRMLNEERDADNQLRSQFGERWTRIDSDKLTTVLRSNAAKYRQIIDNAISADKIVRDKYEKNRNGMTLLSQGPASIEAVLPASASGSCNSSAASQLRALMEEVETMKATRDVIEMELKSASTDMKAQFLNALSEDGSINEASMSEEILSQSYGPLKRQVQETLSTQESLLAQIQKANTEFSKEKNCAQAATQRENMLKDIAAAYDTFYELQRNLEEGTKFYNDLTAVLVTFQNKVSDFCFARKTEKEELLKDLTKSLGRDAPSSAPEAPAHHEAAKQTQPMPPAVPSSNSNTLPYPTMPQGMPQPYAPVGAAPYPTYAVPQMPQSYNPYATLPYPRQPPPGYAPQGYPPQPGYPMQQQYPQYPPQQPPPQW